A region from the Myxococcales bacterium genome encodes:
- the amrB gene encoding AmmeMemoRadiSam system protein B — protein sequence MPSPARPRLRPLESIVVPDPEHGRVLVLRDTQGIAEGQAVLPPPLIPVVALFDGNHTVREIAALASRELGRDVPKDFVEGLARELDEAFFLETPRFERERERVEQRFRDATVRPAAHAGGAYHGDATKLREYLESECLARAPRQRDASRRGRVRGLVAPHIDPWRGAAGYGRSYAALAAGLTDDVETFVIFGTSHAPMRAPFSVCPKAFDTPFGSVPVDDAACARLANAARFDVHADLMNHKREHSIEFQVVFLKHLLGARPFRIVPILAGLGRQQARRTDPSKDADVEAFLDSVRELVDRTKAVVIAGADMAHVGPRFGDRSPYDAEARDVLERRDRASLASARSDGAREFWEHVVEDLDTRRVCGLAPIYSLLRVLEAVTATSELVHYEQTVDAEDGSIVSHAGVALG from the coding sequence GTGCCCTCGCCTGCCCGTCCCCGGCTGCGGCCCCTTGAGTCGATCGTCGTACCGGACCCGGAGCACGGGCGCGTGCTGGTCTTGCGCGACACGCAGGGCATCGCCGAAGGCCAGGCCGTTCTGCCGCCGCCTCTGATCCCCGTGGTCGCGCTGTTCGATGGGAACCACACGGTGCGGGAGATCGCGGCGCTCGCCTCGCGCGAGCTGGGCCGCGACGTGCCAAAGGACTTCGTCGAGGGCCTGGCGCGCGAGCTCGACGAGGCGTTCTTCCTCGAGACACCTCGCTTCGAACGAGAGCGCGAGCGCGTGGAGCAACGCTTCCGCGACGCGACCGTTCGGCCCGCCGCGCACGCCGGCGGCGCCTACCACGGCGACGCGACCAAGCTTCGTGAGTACCTCGAGAGTGAATGCCTCGCGCGCGCGCCGCGACAACGTGACGCGAGTCGTCGAGGAAGGGTCCGCGGGCTCGTCGCCCCGCACATCGATCCGTGGCGCGGCGCGGCCGGCTATGGGCGCTCGTACGCGGCGCTCGCCGCGGGCCTCACGGACGACGTGGAGACCTTCGTCATCTTCGGCACTTCGCACGCGCCGATGCGCGCGCCGTTCTCCGTTTGTCCAAAGGCCTTCGACACGCCCTTCGGCTCGGTCCCCGTCGACGACGCGGCGTGCGCGCGCTTGGCCAACGCAGCGCGGTTCGACGTCCACGCCGACCTCATGAACCACAAGCGAGAGCACTCCATCGAGTTCCAAGTCGTCTTCCTGAAGCACCTCTTGGGCGCGAGGCCCTTTCGCATCGTGCCGATCCTCGCAGGGCTCGGCCGTCAGCAGGCTCGTCGCACCGATCCGTCCAAAGACGCGGACGTCGAGGCCTTCCTCGACAGCGTGCGCGAGCTCGTGGACCGTACGAAGGCTGTCGTGATCGCGGGCGCCGACATGGCGCACGTCGGGCCTCGCTTCGGCGATCGCTCACCCTACGACGCGGAGGCTCGCGACGTGCTGGAGCGACGCGACCGCGCGTCACTCGCGAGCGCCCGCAGCGACGGTGCGCGCGAGTTCTGGGAGCACGTGGTGGAAGATCTCGACACGCGCCGCGTCTGCGGGCTCGCGCCGATCTATTCGCTGCTGCGCGTCTTGGAGGCGGTGACGGCCACGTCGGAGCTCGTGCACTACGAGCAGACCGTCGACGCCGAAGATGGCTCCATCGTCAGCCACGCTGGCGTCGCGCTGGGTTGA
- a CDS encoding NAD(P)(+) transhydrogenase (Re/Si-specific) subunit beta: MNRAAIATTYLAAGLLFILSLGGLSKQATAQRGNLYGVFGMVIAVAATAIGTKHLDLGPLAIAVALGGAIGALLAARVAMTAMPELVAVLHSFVGAAAVLVGFAGYLGDHRERPGIEGTIHGVETHLGVFIGAITFTGSIIAFGKLRGTLRSKPLLLPGRHVVNLGALLASLCAVVPFLGAAEGSGVVWLAVIAALGAFLGVHLVMAIGGADMPVVVSMLNSYSGWAAAAAGFMLENDLLIITGALVGSSGLILSIIMCRAMNRSIASVILGGFGADEGAAPAAKTDRPQGETISVDAAAAAALLEAAKEIIVVPGYGMAVAHAQGPLWEAALLLQKRGKRVRFAIHPVAGRLPGHMNVLLAEARVPYDIVFEMDEVNEDFPKTDVVLVIGANDIVNPGALDDPSSPIFGMPVLEVWKAKTTIVMKRGMASGYAGVENPLFFMPGTRMLFGDAKKAVDALLSALRDKNEKDAAA, encoded by the coding sequence ATGAACAGAGCCGCCATCGCCACCACGTACCTCGCCGCGGGGTTGCTCTTCATCCTGAGCTTGGGCGGCTTGAGCAAACAAGCCACGGCTCAGCGCGGCAACCTCTACGGCGTCTTCGGCATGGTCATCGCGGTCGCGGCCACGGCCATCGGAACGAAACACCTCGACCTCGGCCCGCTCGCCATCGCCGTCGCGCTTGGCGGCGCCATCGGTGCGCTCCTCGCGGCACGGGTCGCCATGACGGCGATGCCTGAGCTCGTGGCTGTGCTTCACAGCTTCGTCGGCGCGGCGGCGGTCCTCGTGGGCTTCGCTGGCTACCTGGGCGACCACCGCGAGCGACCAGGCATTGAGGGCACGATCCACGGCGTGGAGACGCACCTCGGCGTCTTCATCGGGGCCATCACGTTCACCGGCTCCATCATCGCCTTCGGAAAGCTCCGCGGCACGTTGCGGTCCAAGCCGCTGCTCTTGCCAGGGCGCCACGTGGTCAACCTCGGAGCGCTCCTCGCGTCGCTCTGCGCGGTCGTTCCCTTCCTCGGAGCGGCCGAAGGCAGCGGCGTCGTGTGGCTTGCCGTCATCGCAGCGCTCGGGGCGTTCCTCGGCGTTCACCTCGTGATGGCCATCGGCGGCGCCGACATGCCCGTCGTCGTGTCGATGCTCAACAGCTACTCCGGCTGGGCCGCCGCCGCCGCCGGCTTCATGCTCGAAAACGATCTCTTGATCATCACCGGCGCGCTCGTCGGCTCGAGCGGACTCATCCTCAGCATCATCATGTGCCGGGCCATGAACCGGTCCATCGCCAGCGTCATCCTCGGCGGCTTCGGCGCCGACGAAGGCGCGGCCCCGGCCGCGAAGACCGATCGACCGCAAGGCGAGACCATCAGCGTCGACGCGGCCGCGGCGGCGGCGCTCCTCGAAGCTGCAAAAGAGATCATCGTCGTCCCCGGCTACGGCATGGCCGTGGCGCACGCGCAGGGTCCCCTTTGGGAGGCGGCGCTGCTCCTCCAGAAGCGCGGCAAGCGCGTGCGTTTCGCGATTCATCCCGTCGCCGGCCGCCTGCCAGGGCACATGAACGTGCTCCTGGCCGAGGCCCGCGTCCCCTACGACATCGTCTTCGAGATGGACGAGGTGAACGAGGACTTCCCGAAGACCGACGTGGTCCTGGTCATCGGCGCCAACGACATCGTGAATCCTGGCGCGCTCGACGATCCGTCGAGTCCCATCTTCGGCATGCCGGTCCTCGAGGTCTGGAAGGCCAAGACGACCATCGTCATGAAGCGCGGCATGGCGAGCGGCTACGCCGGCGTCGAGAACCCGCTCTTCTTCATGCCTGGCACGCGCATGCTCTTTGGTGACGCGAAGAAGGCCGTCGATGCGCTCTTGAGCGCGCTCCGCGACAAGAACGAAAAAGACGCCGCCGCGTAG
- a CDS encoding Re/Si-specific NAD(P)(+) transhydrogenase subunit alpha, which produces MRVAIPRELRVGERRVAATPDTAARLIKLGFDVSIEKGAGEAASFRDAEYEAAGVTVVSDASALWSEADVVLKVQPPEELPDSDPRRPGVTHEADLLRERATIVSFLWPGKNKTLVERLAARKITAVAMDQIPRTTRAQKMDALSSMANIAGYRAVIEAASFFGRFFTGQMTAAGKVPPARVLVIGAGVAGLAAIGAARGLGAIVRAFDTRLAVKEQILSMGAEFLELSFAEDGSGEGGYAKQMSPEFIEAEMRLFATQAKEVDIIITTALIPGKPAPVLLDQALVESMRPGSVIVDMAAEFGGNCAVTRPGEVITHRGVTIIGYVDLPSRLAPTASQLYGSNLTHLLADMGGAKSWHVDLEDEVVRGALVLLEGELMWPPPPPKKLDIPAPPISRRSLGPPETAKKAASRAPDAVATAASHSAPASAKPGVGAGTVLVLAVLLALAGLVVPEGLVTHLTVFVLACFVGWQVIWNVTPALHTPLMSVTNAISGIILVGGMLQLTGPAMSAPVLLGAAAVLLATINVAGGFLVTHRMLRMFQR; this is translated from the coding sequence ATGCGCGTCGCCATCCCCCGGGAGTTGCGCGTCGGTGAGCGACGCGTCGCAGCCACACCGGACACGGCGGCGCGCCTCATCAAGCTCGGCTTCGATGTGAGCATCGAGAAGGGGGCCGGCGAGGCCGCCTCCTTCCGCGACGCCGAATACGAGGCCGCGGGCGTGACCGTCGTGAGCGACGCCTCGGCGCTTTGGAGCGAAGCCGACGTCGTCCTCAAGGTGCAACCGCCGGAGGAGCTGCCGGACAGCGATCCGCGAAGGCCAGGCGTGACCCACGAAGCAGACCTGCTCCGCGAGCGCGCCACCATCGTGAGCTTCCTGTGGCCCGGCAAGAACAAGACGCTCGTCGAGCGGCTCGCGGCGCGCAAGATCACCGCCGTCGCGATGGATCAGATCCCGCGAACGACGCGCGCGCAGAAGATGGACGCGCTCAGCTCGATGGCGAACATCGCCGGCTACCGCGCCGTCATTGAAGCGGCGAGCTTCTTCGGTCGCTTCTTTACGGGCCAAATGACGGCCGCCGGCAAGGTGCCGCCGGCGCGCGTCCTCGTCATCGGCGCCGGCGTGGCCGGCCTCGCCGCCATCGGCGCCGCGCGCGGCCTCGGCGCCATCGTGCGCGCCTTCGACACGCGCCTCGCGGTCAAAGAGCAGATCCTCAGCATGGGCGCCGAATTCCTCGAGCTCTCCTTCGCAGAGGACGGCTCCGGCGAAGGCGGTTACGCCAAGCAGATGAGCCCCGAGTTCATCGAGGCCGAGATGCGCCTCTTCGCTACGCAGGCGAAAGAGGTCGACATCATCATCACGACGGCGCTCATTCCCGGAAAGCCTGCGCCGGTGCTCCTCGATCAAGCGCTCGTCGAGAGCATGCGGCCCGGCTCCGTCATCGTCGATATGGCCGCCGAGTTCGGCGGCAACTGCGCCGTCACGCGCCCCGGCGAGGTCATCACGCACCGCGGTGTCACGATCATCGGCTACGTCGATCTGCCGAGCCGCCTCGCGCCAACGGCGAGCCAGCTCTACGGCTCCAACCTCACGCACCTGCTCGCCGACATGGGTGGAGCGAAGAGCTGGCACGTCGATCTCGAAGACGAAGTGGTGCGCGGCGCCCTCGTGCTGCTCGAAGGCGAGCTCATGTGGCCGCCACCGCCGCCGAAGAAGCTCGACATCCCGGCGCCCCCCATCTCGCGGCGGTCGTTGGGGCCGCCGGAGACAGCCAAGAAGGCCGCCTCGCGCGCCCCAGACGCCGTGGCGACCGCAGCCTCGCACTCGGCCCCGGCGAGCGCGAAACCCGGCGTTGGCGCCGGCACGGTCCTCGTCTTGGCCGTGCTCTTGGCGCTCGCCGGGCTCGTGGTGCCCGAAGGCCTCGTGACGCACCTCACGGTGTTCGTGCTCGCGTGTTTCGTCGGATGGCAGGTCATCTGGAACGTCACGCCGGCGCTCCACACGCCGCTCATGAGCGTCACCAACGCCATCAGCGGCATCATCCTCGTGGGCGGCATGCTGCAGCTGACGGGCCCGGCGATGTCGGCGCCCGTGCTCCTCGGCGCCGCCGCGGTCCTGCTCGCCACCATCAACGTCGCCGGGGGCTTCCTCGTGACCCACCGCATGCTCCGCATGTTCCAGCGATGA
- the asnS gene encoding asparagine--tRNA ligase produces MQAVSVRQILGGSIPAGTKTLVRGWVRTRRDSKAGLSFVHVSDGSCFDPIQVVAPNTLENYAADVAKLTAGCAVEAEGEIVASQGQGQKFEILASSVRVIGWVTDPERYPIQPKAHSLEYLREVAHLRPRTNTFGAVSRVRHTIAQAIHRYFHEEGFVWINTPIVTANDCEGAGQMFRVSTLDAVNMPKTPEGKIDWSKDFFGKEAYLTVSGQLAVEAYCLALSKVYTFGPTFRAENSNTTRHLAEFWMVEPEIAFADLAADADLAENFLKYVFRAVLKERPDDMKFFADRIEKTALSRLEKLVDTPFERIEYTEAIKLLETSGKKFEFPVKWGADLQTEHERYLTEEKIGRPVVVMNYPEEIKAFYMRMNDDGKTVAAMDVLAPGIGEIIGGSQREARLDMLENRMDKMKLSKEAYSWYLDFRRYGTVPHAGFGLGLERLVVYVCGLANIRDAIPYPRTPGNADF; encoded by the coding sequence ATGCAAGCGGTTTCCGTTCGTCAGATTTTGGGCGGCTCCATCCCCGCCGGTACCAAGACGCTCGTTCGCGGATGGGTGCGCACGCGGCGCGACTCCAAAGCGGGCCTGTCGTTTGTCCACGTGAGCGACGGGAGCTGCTTCGATCCGATCCAGGTGGTCGCACCGAACACGCTCGAGAATTACGCGGCCGACGTGGCCAAGCTCACGGCTGGCTGCGCGGTCGAAGCCGAGGGCGAGATCGTCGCCTCACAGGGCCAGGGGCAGAAGTTTGAAATCCTCGCCTCCTCCGTGAGGGTCATCGGCTGGGTCACCGATCCGGAGCGCTACCCGATCCAACCCAAGGCCCACAGCCTCGAATACCTCCGCGAGGTGGCACACCTTCGGCCGCGCACCAACACGTTTGGCGCCGTCTCGCGCGTGCGCCACACCATCGCCCAGGCGATTCATCGCTACTTCCACGAAGAGGGCTTCGTTTGGATCAACACGCCCATCGTGACCGCCAACGACTGCGAGGGCGCCGGGCAGATGTTCCGCGTCAGCACCCTCGACGCGGTGAACATGCCCAAGACGCCGGAGGGCAAGATCGACTGGTCGAAAGACTTCTTCGGCAAGGAGGCCTACCTCACCGTCTCGGGGCAGCTCGCCGTCGAGGCGTATTGCCTCGCGCTCTCGAAGGTCTACACCTTCGGCCCGACGTTCCGCGCCGAGAACTCCAACACGACGCGCCACCTCGCCGAGTTCTGGATGGTCGAGCCGGAGATCGCCTTCGCCGATCTCGCCGCCGACGCCGACCTCGCCGAGAACTTCTTGAAGTACGTCTTCCGCGCCGTCCTCAAGGAGCGGCCCGACGACATGAAGTTCTTCGCCGATCGCATCGAGAAGACGGCGCTCTCGCGGCTCGAGAAGCTCGTCGACACTCCCTTCGAGCGCATCGAGTACACGGAGGCCATCAAGCTCCTCGAGACGTCGGGCAAGAAGTTCGAGTTCCCCGTCAAATGGGGCGCCGACTTGCAGACCGAACACGAGCGCTACCTCACGGAGGAGAAGATCGGCCGGCCCGTGGTCGTCATGAACTACCCGGAGGAGATCAAGGCCTTCTACATGCGCATGAACGACGACGGCAAGACCGTCGCGGCCATGGACGTCCTCGCGCCTGGCATCGGTGAGATCATCGGCGGCTCGCAGCGCGAAGCGCGGCTCGACATGCTCGAGAACCGCATGGACAAGATGAAGCTGAGCAAAGAGGCCTACAGCTGGTACCTCGACTTCCGTCGTTATGGCACCGTGCCTCACGCCGGCTTCGGCCTCGGTCTCGAGCGCCTCGTGGTCTACGTCTGCGGCCTCGCCAACATCAGGGACGCGATCCCCTACCCCCGCACGCCGGGCAACGCTGACTTCTGA
- a CDS encoding BamA/TamA family outer membrane protein has product MPHDAASEPEPKRVPGLSLLADVRVGETLPVLALTANVFILLCAYYLLKVAREPLILASGSANVKSYAAAGQALVLVVVSQLYGALAGRLDRIRLVTSVTLFFVSNLVLFAVLAQAGASIGVPFFLWVGIFNLMVIAQFWSFAADLYSSEDGKRLFPIVGLGSSVGAIAGSTWAKRLVGLGPATLMATGAVLLVVSLLLTRFVHKSSLLRRAKSAADAAENGQTPPPEAQELGGPSGAKLIVTDRFLVGVAVLMLLINVVNTTGEKPLRPRTAGSRAARHGGARRVHRREEGGVFYLRKRGRRPPSDVRGLARLEASGAHHRAYAGAARFALRVRLLGHHADFERHLRGEGGRKQPRLLAAKHGSSDAVARDLARREVQGEGDHRHLHRARWRRGRGGRRGVRRAASTHDAGPRARERGDGVPVARRGDLRRARIRQARSGQRGEGVMRRRAAAAFALVLMMATPAMAQQPPAPAAAPTPPPRSADEPRALPDYDGRGKSPATFGDVALWVPRVLFSPLYFVSEYVIRRPLGWLIATAEQKQWPSAIFDFFTFDKERTTGLLPTAFVDFGFRPSVGLYFFANDTFAKRNDLKLFATTWGSDWLSLSAADRVHFWRREAPASAGGGVLSEGSGQLRVSYLRRPDYLFHGFGPTSRPEDAGRYAQRRVDVAPSFDLLPMRALRIRTEAGARFFHYEEDSCCDDPSVVTRAAQGAYPVPPGLARNYSIGYGRAELIVDTRPRRPRPQHGVRLMTHAEHDTNLRGEPGSWIKYGGAVGGFVDLTGTERVVGLTLEADFVDPVAGAPPPFSEQVVLGGTGMLRGFRPGRLHGRSGAAATLSYEWPIWAFLSGTAHGALGNAWGPGLRGFDPELLRLSSGIGIRTRSSPDHQFEILAGFGTEPIGRNFEVSQFRLVFGATRGF; this is encoded by the coding sequence ATGCCGCACGACGCTGCCTCCGAGCCGGAGCCGAAGCGAGTCCCCGGACTCTCGCTGCTCGCGGACGTGCGCGTGGGCGAGACGCTCCCCGTTCTCGCGCTCACGGCCAACGTCTTCATCCTCCTCTGCGCGTATTACCTCCTGAAGGTCGCGCGTGAGCCTCTCATCTTGGCCAGCGGCAGCGCCAACGTGAAGAGCTACGCGGCGGCGGGTCAGGCGCTCGTCCTCGTGGTCGTTTCGCAGCTCTACGGCGCGCTCGCGGGCCGCCTCGACCGCATTCGCCTCGTCACGTCGGTCACGCTCTTCTTCGTGAGCAACCTCGTGCTCTTCGCCGTGCTGGCGCAAGCTGGCGCGAGCATCGGCGTGCCGTTCTTCTTGTGGGTTGGCATCTTCAACCTGATGGTCATCGCGCAGTTCTGGTCGTTCGCGGCAGACCTCTATTCGAGCGAAGACGGGAAGCGACTCTTCCCCATCGTCGGCCTCGGCAGCTCTGTCGGCGCCATCGCAGGCTCGACCTGGGCCAAGCGCCTCGTGGGCCTCGGGCCGGCTACCTTGATGGCTACGGGCGCCGTGCTCCTCGTCGTGAGCTTGCTGCTCACGCGGTTCGTGCACAAGAGTTCGCTCTTGCGGCGAGCCAAGAGCGCGGCCGACGCGGCCGAGAACGGCCAAACGCCGCCGCCGGAGGCTCAGGAGCTTGGCGGCCCGAGCGGCGCGAAGCTCATCGTGACCGATCGCTTCCTCGTGGGCGTGGCCGTCCTCATGTTGCTCATCAACGTCGTCAACACGACGGGCGAGAAACCTCTTCGACCGCGCACTGCTGGCAGCCGCGCCGCAAGACACGGCGGCGCGCGTCGTGTTCATCGGCGCGAAGAAGGCGGAGTTTTTTACCTACGTAAACGGGGCCGCCGTCCTCCTTCAGATGTTCGTGGTCTCGCGCGTCTTGAAGCATCTGGGGCTCACCATCGCGCTTACGCTGGTGCCGCTCGTTTCGCTCTTCGGGTACGGCTCCTTGGCCATCACGCCGATTTTGAGCGTCATCTTCGTGGCGAAGGTGGCCGAAAACAGCCTCGACTACTCGCTGCAAAACACGGCTCGTCAGACGCTGTGGCTCGTGACCTCGCGCGCCGCGAAGTACAAGGCGAAGGCGATCATCGACACCTTCATCGTGCGCGGTGGAGACGTGGTCGCGGCGGGCGTCGTGGCGTTCGGCGCGCAGCAAGCACTCACGACGCCGGGCCTCGCGCGCGTGAACGTGGTGATGGTGTGCCTGTGGCTCGCCGTGGCGATCTTCGTCGCGCGCGAATACGCCAAGCGCGCAGCGGCCAACGCGGAGAAGGCGTGATGCGGCGACGCGCGGCGGCGGCCTTCGCGCTCGTCTTGATGATGGCGACGCCGGCGATGGCGCAGCAGCCGCCCGCACCCGCGGCCGCACCGACCCCTCCCCCTCGCTCCGCCGACGAGCCGCGCGCGCTTCCCGACTACGACGGGCGCGGGAAGTCTCCCGCGACCTTCGGAGACGTGGCCCTTTGGGTGCCGCGCGTTCTCTTCTCGCCACTCTATTTCGTGAGCGAGTACGTGATCCGTCGCCCCCTCGGGTGGCTCATCGCGACGGCGGAGCAGAAGCAGTGGCCCTCGGCGATCTTTGATTTTTTCACCTTCGACAAGGAGCGCACGACGGGCCTGCTCCCAACGGCGTTCGTCGACTTTGGCTTTCGGCCCAGCGTGGGGCTCTACTTCTTCGCCAACGACACGTTCGCGAAGAGGAACGACCTCAAGCTCTTTGCCACGACGTGGGGTTCTGACTGGCTGTCGCTCAGCGCGGCCGATCGCGTGCACTTCTGGCGCCGCGAGGCGCCCGCGAGCGCCGGCGGCGGCGTCCTGTCCGAGGGCTCGGGGCAACTGCGCGTCTCTTACCTTCGCCGCCCCGACTACCTCTTCCACGGCTTCGGGCCCACGTCGCGCCCCGAGGACGCGGGGCGCTACGCCCAGCGCCGCGTCGACGTCGCACCGAGCTTCGACCTCTTGCCGATGCGTGCACTCCGCATCCGAACGGAGGCGGGGGCGCGCTTCTTCCACTACGAGGAAGACTCTTGCTGCGACGACCCGAGCGTTGTGACGCGCGCCGCACAAGGTGCCTATCCGGTGCCGCCGGGCCTGGCACGCAACTACTCCATTGGCTACGGACGCGCGGAGCTCATCGTCGACACGAGGCCGCGGCGCCCGCGTCCGCAGCACGGCGTGCGCCTCATGACGCACGCCGAACACGACACCAACCTCCGCGGCGAGCCCGGCTCGTGGATCAAATACGGCGGCGCCGTCGGCGGCTTCGTCGATCTCACGGGTACCGAGCGCGTCGTGGGCCTCACGCTCGAGGCCGACTTCGTCGATCCCGTCGCGGGCGCACCGCCTCCCTTCTCGGAACAAGTCGTGCTCGGCGGTACGGGCATGCTCCGAGGCTTTCGGCCGGGCCGGTTGCACGGTCGAAGCGGCGCCGCGGCGACGCTCTCTTACGAGTGGCCCATCTGGGCCTTCTTGAGCGGCACGGCGCATGGTGCCCTCGGCAACGCGTGGGGCCCGGGCCTCCGCGGCTTTGATCCCGAGCTGCTCCGCCTCTCGAGCGGCATCGGCATCCGCACACGGAGCAGTCCCGATCACCAGTTCGAGATCCTCGCTGGCTTCGGCACCGAGCCCATCGGACGAAACTTCGAGGTCTCGCAGTTTCGCCTCGTGTTCGGCGCCACGCGCGGCTTCTGA
- a CDS encoding DNA ligase: MPELHDGETAKVQGSGSAVYTLKNAGGVYSCTCPAWMHQSIAIERRSCKHLRKYRGEEAEAARVGETGAVPRAKRPTKARADSSANAASEGDDEASEGREPPLLLAHKWELDVELTGWWMSEKLDGVRAYWDGTEFVSRLGNRFHAPDWFKEGLPKTPLDGELWGGRKRFQKTVGIVKRQDKSDAWRELRYVVFDAPSHDGEFEARLAACADLLAGAAHAAVHAHEACKGHEHLKEQLAFVESLGGEGLMLRQPRSRYEAGRSNTLLKVKSFFDAEARVLAHVPGAGRHKGRLGALLVELPDGTKFNVGTGFSDAERESPPALGAIITFRYQELSDGGVPRFPSYVGERHDVKFEPVKPAKTKRPR; the protein is encoded by the coding sequence ATGCCCGAACTGCACGATGGCGAAACGGCCAAGGTCCAAGGCTCCGGCTCGGCCGTCTACACGCTCAAAAACGCCGGCGGCGTCTACTCGTGCACGTGCCCCGCGTGGATGCACCAATCGATCGCCATCGAAAGGCGGAGCTGCAAACACCTCCGCAAGTACCGCGGCGAAGAGGCCGAGGCTGCTCGCGTCGGCGAAACCGGTGCGGTGCCGCGCGCCAAGCGCCCGACGAAGGCTCGCGCGGACTCCTCGGCCAATGCCGCGAGCGAAGGCGATGACGAAGCCTCGGAGGGGCGTGAGCCGCCGCTCTTGCTCGCGCACAAGTGGGAGCTCGACGTCGAGCTCACCGGTTGGTGGATGAGCGAGAAGCTCGACGGCGTGCGCGCCTATTGGGACGGCACGGAGTTCGTCTCAAGGCTGGGCAACCGCTTCCACGCGCCCGACTGGTTCAAGGAGGGGTTGCCGAAGACGCCGCTCGATGGAGAGCTCTGGGGCGGCCGCAAGCGATTCCAGAAGACCGTGGGCATCGTGAAGCGGCAAGACAAGTCCGACGCCTGGCGCGAGCTCCGCTACGTGGTGTTCGACGCTCCGAGCCACGACGGCGAGTTCGAGGCACGGCTCGCGGCTTGTGCCGACCTGCTCGCCGGCGCCGCGCACGCCGCCGTGCACGCTCACGAAGCCTGCAAGGGACACGAGCACCTGAAGGAGCAGCTCGCCTTCGTCGAGAGTCTTGGGGGCGAGGGTCTCATGCTCCGGCAGCCTCGCTCGCGTTACGAGGCCGGACGCAGCAACACGTTGCTCAAGGTGAAGAGCTTTTTCGACGCCGAAGCGCGGGTGCTCGCACACGTGCCCGGGGCAGGTCGCCACAAGGGACGTCTCGGCGCCTTGTTGGTTGAGCTCCCCGACGGCACCAAGTTCAACGTCGGGACCGGCTTCAGCGACGCGGAGCGCGAGAGCCCGCCGGCGCTCGGCGCCATCATCACGTTCCGCTACCAAGAGCTGAGCGATGGCGGCGTGCCGCGCTTTCCGTCGTATGTCGGTGAGCGGCACGACGTGAAGTTCGAGCCGGTGAAGCCTGCGAAGACGAAGAGGCCTCGCTAG
- a CDS encoding YkgJ family cysteine cluster protein: MPQPSSWRDDPARRQLQELYAETDRALAGFTCPSSTDCCHFGRTEREPYPTAVEVAELEHAIRAIGGAAAVLRAPTNESVGGRRGGARALPVVDAERRCPLLSAEGRCRVYASRPFGCRTFFCERATHEDGDKMPRRELHALGRLVADLSASAFDRDPGPRTLGSALQGIRDGKTVLVARRVHLAAAAAPARTRARTGRS; the protein is encoded by the coding sequence ATGCCCCAACCGAGCTCCTGGCGCGACGACCCTGCGCGACGGCAGCTCCAAGAGCTGTACGCCGAGACCGATCGTGCGCTCGCGGGCTTCACGTGCCCCTCCTCGACCGACTGTTGTCACTTTGGTCGGACGGAGCGTGAGCCCTACCCGACGGCCGTGGAGGTCGCCGAGTTGGAGCACGCCATTCGTGCCATTGGAGGAGCGGCTGCGGTGCTTCGCGCGCCCACGAACGAGAGCGTGGGCGGTCGTCGCGGCGGCGCCCGTGCGCTGCCCGTGGTCGACGCCGAGCGTCGATGCCCGCTCCTGTCGGCGGAAGGACGCTGCCGCGTGTACGCGTCCCGTCCCTTCGGGTGCCGCACCTTCTTCTGCGAGCGCGCGACGCACGAGGACGGCGACAAGATGCCGCGCCGCGAGCTCCATGCCCTCGGCCGCCTCGTCGCAGACCTCTCGGCGAGCGCGTTCGATCGCGACCCCGGTCCTCGCACGTTGGGTAGCGCCCTTCAGGGGATTCGCGACGGCAAGACGGTGCTCGTAGCGCGGCGCGTTCATCTTGCGGCGGCGGCAGCGCCGGCCCGCACTCGTGCTCGCACGGGGCGCTCATGA